The bacterium genome includes a region encoding these proteins:
- a CDS encoding N-acetylmuramoyl-L-alanine amidase — protein sequence MTNPKLRVIFIIGFLLLFSPPSSLFAGLLTGKRFCIDPGHGGTKADVPQGVNYNLGAGGYNGSAWPDEKDLVLDCSKCLWLLLKETDATEVRLTRIEDVYTSYHRRVTVANGTPTGTPAVDMFISVHHNGVSNTESNYTQTNYDPSPGTCSTNGTKNHELAVYTVNELDSLLRIGKYKSNDGTLARKWGKNGVYVLHHITMVGELTEASFISCRTE from the coding sequence ATGACAAATCCAAAACTAAGGGTTATTTTTATAATAGGTTTTCTGCTTCTATTTAGTCCTCCATCATCTCTATTTGCTGGTCTTCTAACAGGCAAGAGATTTTGTATCGACCCTGGACATGGTGGGACGAAAGCAGATGTCCCTCAAGGGGTAAACTATAATTTAGGTGCAGGTGGCTATAATGGCTCTGCATGGCCTGATGAAAAGGATCTCGTTCTTGATTGTAGCAAATGCCTATGGCTCCTCTTGAAGGAAACAGATGCCACTGAAGTAAGATTGACAAGGATAGAAGATGTATATACCTCTTATCATAGAAGAGTTACAGTAGCCAATGGGACTCCAACTGGTACACCAGCAGTCGATATGTTTATCTCTGTCCATCACAATGGGGTTAGTAACACCGAGAGTAATTATACCCAGACAAATTATGACCCCTCTCCTGGTACATGTAGCACAAATGGTACTAAAAATCATGAGTTAGCTGTATATACGGTTAATGAGTTGGATTCTCTACTTCGCATAGGTAAGTACAAAAGTAATGATGGAACATTAGCCCGAAAATGGGGTAAAAATGGGGTGTATGTTTTACATCATATCACAATGGTAGGTGAATTAACAGAGGCTTCATTCATTAGTTGCCGTACCGAATAG
- a CDS encoding helix-hairpin-helix domain-containing protein, producing the protein MGTNGYNTQNTQKAISYQLKGAVLIVTLWILAILTLLAISFAHRMRVEVKLTRFQVDSLRALYLAKAGINHAMAELKKDANEYDSLNEEWNLKKEVGLGKGRFICQISDEERKINLNCGTRTVLEKLRGLNVNEGIVSCLIDWRDVDDKEEYCGAEDKYYQSIGKSYHCKNNPFQSIEELLLVREVTSEILYGEDMNNNGILDPNENDGDASFPNDDMDGELDFGISRYVTVYSTGMVNFNTAEVEVLECLPFLDKELAQGIVDYRDQREWKYDENECPFPNFKALMNVDEVKNKYDIYKDKDTPEGKKMQEEYKQLEQDYFTPKSRNFKITATGIVDKVIRRVTVIFDRETEKMKYYRED; encoded by the coding sequence ATGGGCACAAATGGCTATAATACCCAAAACACTCAAAAAGCAATTTCCTATCAGTTAAAAGGTGCAGTACTGATTGTTACTCTCTGGATATTAGCTATCTTAACCCTATTGGCTATCTCTTTTGCACATCGAATGAGGGTAGAGGTAAAATTGACCAGATTTCAGGTCGATTCATTAAGGGCATTATATTTAGCTAAAGCAGGGATTAATCATGCTATGGCAGAATTGAAAAAGGATGCTAATGAATACGACAGCCTTAATGAAGAGTGGAATCTAAAAAAAGAGGTGGGATTAGGAAAAGGAAGGTTTATCTGTCAGATAAGTGATGAGGAACGGAAGATTAATCTGAATTGTGGCACCAGAACTGTTCTGGAGAAATTGCGCGGGTTGAATGTGAATGAGGGAATAGTCTCCTGCTTGATTGACTGGCGTGATGTAGATGATAAGGAAGAATACTGTGGAGCGGAGGATAAGTATTATCAAAGTATTGGTAAGAGCTACCACTGTAAAAATAACCCTTTTCAATCAATAGAAGAATTACTCTTAGTCAGAGAGGTCACTTCAGAAATACTTTATGGTGAGGATATGAATAATAATGGCATTTTAGATCCTAATGAGAACGATGGAGATGCCTCTTTTCCTAATGATGATATGGATGGAGAGTTGGATTTTGGAATCAGTAGATATGTTACCGTCTACTCTACCGGTATGGTTAATTTTAACACCGCTGAGGTAGAAGTATTAGAATGTCTACCATTCCTGGATAAAGAATTAGCTCAGGGAATTGTGGATTATCGGGATCAAAGGGAGTGGAAATATGATGAGAATGAGTGTCCTTTCCCAAATTTTAAGGCACTAATGAATGTCGATGAGGTAAAGAATAAATATGACATCTATAAAGATAAAGATACACCTGAAGGTAAAAAAATGCAGGAAGAATATAAACAGTTGGAGCAAGATTATTTTACTCCAAAATCTCGTAATTTTAAAATTACAGCTACTGGTATAGTAGATAAAGTGATAAGAAGGGTTACTGTAATTTTCGATAGGGAAACTGAGAAGATGAAGTATTATCGGGAAGATTAA